A region from the Acanthopagrus latus isolate v.2019 chromosome 8, fAcaLat1.1, whole genome shotgun sequence genome encodes:
- the LOC119024633 gene encoding general transcription factor II-I repeat domain-containing protein 2-like — protein sequence MFHAPCSMLQSSVPFWTSSSLQHCFLREFLEDVEANASDLLLHNSVRWLSKGNALGRFWSIRKEIATFLEQLKSKSNTVFTFLQDEHKMDMVAFLVDITSHLTELDLKLQGWNNSVADLMTAVRSFQRKLDIFKEDLEGECTHFPQLQEQTQGERDVCPDADDFINKLIGNFSERFDRFSLGQQLILLIQNSVLIREVRGFSFKEGDTDIQVGTCGSSTA from the exons atgttccatgctccatgctccatgctccagtcttcagtcccgttttg GACCTCCTCATCTCTTCAGCATTGCTTCTTGAGAGAATTCCTGGAGGATGTGGAGGCAAATGCCAGTGACCTACTACTGCACAACAGTGTGAGGTGGCTGAGTAAAGGCAATGCACTGGGACGTTTCTGGTCTATTCGAAAAGAAATAGCAACTTTCTTAGAGCAGCTCAAGAGTAAGAGCAACACAGTATTCACTTTTCTGCAAGATGAGCACAAAATGGATATGGTTGCTTTTTTGGTTGACATTACATCACACCTTACTGAGcttgatttaaagctgcagggCTGGAACAATTCAGTTGCTGATTTGATGACCGCTGTTCGTTCTttccagaggaagctggacaTTTTCAAAGAAGATCTTGAAGGAGAGTGTACACACTTCCCACAACTGCAGGAACAGACTCAGGGTGAGAGAGACGTTTGTCCCGATGCCGATGACTTCATAAACAAGCTGATTGGGAACTTCAGTGAAAGGTTTGACAGATTCAGCCTTGGGCAGCAGCTCATCCTGCTAATCCAGAATTCTGTCCTCATCAGAGAAGTCagaggattttcttttaaagaaggTGACACAGACATTCAAGTGGGCACATGCGGGAGCTCTACAGCTTGA